The Sedimentisphaera salicampi genome includes a region encoding these proteins:
- a CDS encoding lipopolysaccharide biosynthesis protein, with translation MSNFGVAKKMFLNTLSNYGLLLFNMISMIILVRVQFTGLSRQDYGFWGLLWTIFGYSLLLDFGLGTAVQKYASQVTVNKNWERFNKLVSTVFFSYWFISLIIIVATVIISIFIEPISNLEPGSNVDYYRKVFLLFGFGTALIFPVGFSPGLLRGIQLIWLRNNIDAVFAALNLIVMVWLIKNGYGLWEMTIATVLNHIGSKIVMLIYAFIKLEHMRISFRFFSPSMIKEVMGFSIFVYLIICSKLIIFRTDNLVISASIGVAFVAYYQVASKLGSVFQSFAMQFNDNLGPVASVMHTSGDLDSLARMQLYSSRVIAFISTMMLVPLIIFVGPLFETWLDLTRAESQICAVILLVSQYFYVVMRSSSIQILLMCDRQKELAIVSVIECLANLLISVILVRMMGIIGVAIGTLVPNVFFGCVYNVPTACRFAKVSPLYFLKYSVLGSLVTGLVIAAITFFLKDTVYPLIVSGVLNIAAGENAGMIVRYFAEHSGMLKLLALVFLSALSCGMYMMLFYTIGIKKQERADLNKLIADFFNRKLRRSA, from the coding sequence ATGTCCAACTTTGGTGTTGCTAAAAAAATGTTCCTGAACACCCTGTCCAATTACGGACTGCTGCTGTTTAATATGATCTCAATGATCATATTAGTGAGAGTTCAGTTTACAGGGCTCTCAAGGCAGGATTATGGCTTTTGGGGGCTTTTATGGACAATCTTCGGCTATTCTCTGCTTCTTGATTTCGGTCTTGGTACAGCTGTTCAGAAATACGCCAGTCAGGTAACAGTAAATAAGAACTGGGAGCGATTCAACAAACTTGTATCCACTGTATTTTTCAGTTATTGGTTTATTTCTCTTATCATAATTGTCGCTACAGTGATTATAAGCATTTTTATTGAGCCAATCAGCAATCTTGAACCGGGCAGTAACGTTGATTACTACAGAAAAGTTTTCCTTCTATTCGGTTTTGGGACGGCTCTCATTTTCCCTGTAGGATTCTCTCCAGGACTTCTGCGGGGAATACAGCTTATCTGGTTGAGAAACAACATAGATGCTGTTTTTGCGGCTCTTAATCTCATTGTTATGGTGTGGCTTATAAAAAACGGCTACGGGCTGTGGGAAATGACAATAGCAACAGTTTTAAATCATATAGGCAGCAAGATAGTTATGCTGATATACGCCTTTATCAAACTGGAGCATATGAGAATCAGTTTTAGGTTTTTCTCACCTTCAATGATAAAAGAGGTTATGGGCTTTTCGATATTTGTTTACCTTATAATCTGCAGCAAACTCATAATCTTCAGGACAGACAATTTGGTAATTTCAGCAAGTATAGGTGTGGCATTCGTGGCGTATTATCAGGTTGCCAGCAAGCTTGGCAGCGTTTTTCAAAGCTTTGCAATGCAGTTCAATGATAATCTCGGCCCTGTGGCTTCAGTTATGCATACTTCTGGTGATCTGGATTCCCTTGCGAGAATGCAGCTTTACTCCAGCAGGGTGATAGCCTTTATTTCTACGATGATGCTTGTGCCGCTTATTATTTTCGTCGGACCGCTTTTTGAAACATGGTTAGACCTAACAAGGGCTGAAAGCCAAATCTGCGCTGTCATACTTCTGGTTTCGCAGTACTTCTACGTTGTAATGCGAAGCAGCTCTATCCAGATACTGCTGATGTGCGACCGGCAGAAGGAATTGGCAATTGTTTCTGTGATTGAGTGTCTTGCGAATTTGCTAATAAGTGTTATACTCGTTAGAATGATGGGAATAATAGGCGTAGCTATAGGAACTTTGGTTCCAAATGTCTTTTTCGGTTGTGTTTACAATGTGCCGACAGCATGCAGATTTGCAAAAGTGTCGCCGCTTTATTTCCTGAAATATTCTGTACTAGGTAGTTTGGTAACCGGATTGGTAATTGCAGCAATTACGTTTTTCCTTAAAGACACTGTTTACCCTCTTATTGTTTCGGGGGTATTGAATATTGCCGCAGGGGAAAATGCAGGGATGATTGTCAGGTATTTTGCTGAGCATTCAGGTATGTTAAAGCTGCTGGCATTAGTCTTTTTATCAGCCCTGTCTTGCGGAATGTATATGATGTTGTTCTATACAATAGGAATTAAAAAACAGGAACGAGCAGATTTAAATAAGCTGATTGCAGATTTCTTTAATAGGAAATTGAGAAGGAGTGCTTAA
- a CDS encoding hybrid sensor histidine kinase/response regulator: MSEQNRILVIEDNKNDSSLIRLSFKKSRHSNLLKADFAEDLKTGLDYIQNNSYNLVLTDLGLPDSEGVATLTSVKKNSEDIPIIVLTGLDDDKIGLESIKNGASDYIVKNDQMIHSLPQFILYAIERNKVEKKVREEAAKLKAIFANINDGIASVDESGKIIEVNKRFADCFNTMRSSLVGKYLKDLGEFGSFVSGKMDTQPCNKPSEPCTYEIGNRVYEVKLSAVQGADQKGGYIITLMDVSELLRAKEAAERANQAKSDFLANMSHEIRTPMNAIIGISQTLSKYNLDNLTEKQIEGLKIINESGQRLLLLINDILDLSKIEAGRLDIKYDVFDPQELLLPLRSVAKGMVGDKDVEVALEIGSSVPDLIYSDKQKVNQVLLNILGNAVKFTDQGTVYLRCFLKDDMLKFEIEDTGIGIAQEDMNGIFDEFKQVDSSTTKKYSGTGLGLAICKKLLNLLGGGIKAESEVGKGTKFKFSVPANLDKIKAREAGGYQLPGEEYDKSSGQLSAYQSSTALGEGSSEEAEIKMPRVLLVEDNKFGRITVQMMVGDLYKVESAENGKVALDMLEESSYDVILMDIMMPEMDGVTAFRKLRERGLDVPVIALTAKAMKGDRDSLLSEGFNSYVSKPVDRDTLVDAIQSMLD, from the coding sequence ATGAGCGAACAAAATAGAATCTTAGTAATCGAAGACAATAAAAATGACAGTTCACTTATCAGGCTGTCTTTCAAAAAATCAAGGCACTCTAATCTTCTCAAGGCAGATTTTGCAGAAGACCTCAAAACCGGTCTGGATTACATTCAAAACAACAGCTACAATCTCGTTCTCACTGATCTCGGGCTTCCGGACAGTGAAGGCGTTGCTACGCTTACTAGCGTGAAAAAGAATTCTGAAGACATCCCTATTATCGTGCTTACAGGTCTTGATGATGACAAGATCGGCCTTGAATCTATTAAAAACGGGGCTTCAGATTACATCGTTAAAAACGATCAGATGATTCACTCTCTGCCTCAGTTTATACTTTATGCAATTGAGAGAAACAAGGTTGAAAAAAAGGTTAGAGAAGAAGCGGCCAAGCTGAAAGCCATTTTCGCCAATATTAATGATGGCATAGCATCTGTTGATGAATCCGGAAAAATAATTGAGGTCAACAAGCGCTTCGCTGATTGTTTCAATACTATGAGAAGCTCGCTTGTAGGAAAGTACCTTAAAGATCTCGGTGAATTCGGCAGCTTTGTTTCGGGTAAAATGGATACTCAGCCGTGCAATAAGCCCTCTGAACCCTGTACATACGAAATTGGAAACCGGGTTTATGAGGTTAAGCTCAGCGCCGTTCAGGGGGCAGACCAGAAGGGCGGGTATATCATAACTCTTATGGATGTCTCTGAGCTTCTCAGGGCTAAAGAGGCAGCTGAGAGAGCTAATCAGGCAAAAAGCGATTTTCTTGCAAATATGAGCCACGAAATCCGAACGCCGATGAACGCAATAATAGGGATATCGCAAACCCTTTCAAAATACAATTTAGACAACCTTACGGAAAAACAGATTGAAGGGCTCAAAATAATTAACGAAAGCGGCCAGAGGCTCTTGCTGCTAATAAACGATATCCTCGATCTATCCAAGATTGAAGCGGGCAGGCTGGATATTAAATATGACGTGTTCGATCCTCAGGAGCTGCTGCTGCCTCTGAGGAGTGTTGCAAAGGGGATGGTGGGTGATAAAGATGTTGAAGTTGCCCTTGAGATCGGTAGCTCCGTTCCGGATCTTATCTATTCAGACAAGCAAAAGGTAAATCAGGTTCTCCTTAACATACTTGGAAACGCTGTCAAATTCACCGATCAGGGCACGGTATATCTGAGGTGTTTTCTCAAGGACGATATGCTGAAATTTGAGATTGAGGATACCGGAATCGGTATTGCCCAGGAAGATATGAACGGTATTTTTGATGAGTTCAAGCAGGTGGACAGCTCTACAACAAAAAAATATTCCGGCACAGGGCTTGGCCTTGCGATATGTAAAAAGCTTCTCAACCTTCTCGGTGGCGGCATAAAGGCCGAGAGCGAGGTGGGCAAAGGAACTAAGTTCAAGTTTTCTGTTCCTGCGAATTTAGATAAGATCAAGGCCAGAGAAGCCGGCGGCTATCAGCTCCCAGGAGAAGAATACGATAAATCATCTGGACAGCTTAGTGCCTACCAGAGCAGCACTGCCCTTGGTGAAGGCTCTTCAGAGGAGGCAGAGATAAAGATGCCCCGTGTTTTGCTTGTGGAGGATAACAAATTCGGCAGAATCACGGTTCAGATGATGGTAGGTGATTTGTATAAGGTAGAAAGTGCGGAGAACGGCAAGGTAGCGCTTGATATGCTGGAAGAATCAAGCTATGATGTTATTCTGATGGATATAATGATGCCCGAGATGGACGGTGTAACAGCGTTTAGAAAACTCCGTGAAAGAGGACTTGATGTTCCTGTTATAGCATTAACAGCCAAGGCTATGAAAGGGGACAGAGACAGTTTGCTCTCAGAAGGCTTCAACTCGTATGTCTCAAAGCCTGTTGACAGAGATACGCTGGTTGATGCAATACAGAGTATGCTTGATTGA
- a CDS encoding carboxymuconolactone decarboxylase family protein, with protein sequence MAITKLYNKTGDEKAVEIQNNLEKNFGFLPETFQAMGRNGNFLEGVLKVMETAGAGLDGKTKELIAIAVSAANGCSYCIDAHRALAKQQGISDEEITAAIEMASMMSLFNTYNKSIGLNHDIKAD encoded by the coding sequence ATGGCTATTACAAAACTTTACAACAAGACAGGGGATGAGAAAGCAGTTGAGATCCAGAATAATCTGGAAAAGAATTTTGGCTTCCTTCCAGAAACTTTTCAGGCTATGGGCAGAAACGGCAATTTCCTTGAAGGAGTGCTGAAGGTTATGGAAACCGCCGGTGCAGGGCTGGACGGAAAAACCAAAGAACTGATAGCGATTGCCGTAAGTGCAGCTAATGGCTGCAGCTACTGCATTGATGCCCACAGAGCTCTTGCCAAGCAGCAGGGGATCAGCGATGAGGAAATTACTGCGGCTATTGAGATGGCGTCTATGATGAGCCTCTTCAATACATACAACAAGTCTATTGGCCTGAATCATGACATTAAGGCAGACTGA
- a CDS encoding amino acid adenylation domain-containing protein, with protein sequence MNNIVDMFLEQAEATPDASALLQGRRTLSYLELDNASENIAKAIEKRGLTGEVVGIYSSRSIEFIASALGIMKAGCVYVSLDSELPLARLQKIISDADIKLLLSQPDIPALQISEGAEIVYVEIDDIKTSSPLRNERKVSDDRLAYVIFTSGSTGEPKGTKITHKCLANFVNWMVVCYNFKSGTKTSWISRPAFDASLFEIWPFIASGGLISIPPDELLYEPPKLLEWIKENNLDTCFMPTPLAESCLDLKWPEECRLKYLFSGGDALRKAPKPDAPFKMFDHYGPSECTVVSTYAEITPEQSKNKFPNIGFPISGAKVYILNESLNPVEDGQVGEIFIAGAGVGDGYLKDPELTKAKFLPDKFSKTRDAKMYKTGDLGARLKDGSIEFHGRTDRMVKIRGFRIELGEIESLILKQSYISQAAVVLKQGQAAKRIVAFAETLDNTSDCLEKLKKVISENLPSYMMPSKIIFLDSLPKTLNGKIDRSALASGEYFNQSDNNENADPKELSDKEKAIFEIWEEVLGDDNFSADTNFFDAGGHSLKAFRAVSRINERFGSKITVRHMFDYPTIRSLAEIVKGSEQFSGSRIEHKGLNKAPATPWQVHMWLLDSFSSEINVCNIICSFEISGKLDVELLELSVKKLVEFQHCLRLKFLISDSYLIKEKEDYSVDYVFHDLSDISAEEAEDLSEEIICGFRDCKFDLKEGNVCRFALLKYDSQTYTLLASFHHAVFDGFSLAVFVKQLKGIYETLLVGGDAENLRPEISYFDYSLWLEKWLGSQDAQEQKKFWLDKLDGIKGLLMLDCTLPRPEAYTFEGRRHYFNFGKERSRKIEDFCSKNSITEYMLLLTAYSLLLRGHTDTNEIIVGSPIANRPDLQTEQLVGLFINGIVQRLNILPENSIISLLDTVKKDTLQAFANQNYPLENHVHDLNLVKYPSAHPLFQHLFSFQNAHIPEAELGSSKMRVDDIGNNTAKVDLALVLELRNGNIEGWFEYNTNIFTSSVVDELSDELFEISDKIISSPDSKISDLISLEPFNESKMSELENGPIDLPESFVRFSGLSPDKPAVCADSNFLTYSELDKITDLLASKLINAGVKADSRVAVFYDSSLEFIAAALAVLKAGGGYVPVDPDYPDERIDYIIQNAQVSCAFAPAGTVNKAFLEGITCFPVDLDQLKNTERKERICVDVSEDSLAYVIYTSGSTGNPKGVEVERRNLKNLIEWQLNYYQINARDRASNLARSSFDTSVSEIWPYLMAGASVYIPQERIVLNPKKMIEWLCASRITICDMTTQLAELAVFENWPSECSLRVLKTGGERLKKRPPAGLSFDLYNEYGPTECTVIATSGKVSPACAGGEFPDIGVAISGNKAHILGADLKPVAKGSEGELCISGKGVARGYIGLDEEMEERFIQSPFDPAARMYRTGDLVRRKEDGNLEYIGRKDSQIQIRGFRVEPGEIEKAVTEYGGVKEAAVISSDEQDSEIKLLCFVAADDINNFSEEKLLSYLKEKLPDYMQPAQIFTVEKIPLNHNGKTDRDALLEIAKEDVPQPNRTDSKVVMPRNPMEEVLWDIWEQLLGRSDFGVYENFFDLGGHSLMLIKMDSLLSERGLYVGIEKILQYPEISRLSGCLDFRVAGEACCSGEKCLIELNKGSRGRLPVYFIHSLSGDVLGYANLVHHLGKDQPCYGFQSAGLSDLDKAHKTLPEMAEHYVKLMLDFQPEGPFLLAGWCFGGFIAYEMAQMLKGMGRQVGMLLMVDAPSMPPADINLSYYFDIACNLASLGPSGMFKFIISYLKKHKQFESVEEIIGERFSMQDNEIKNKYVSNREGVYKINLNAARSHKIHKYNGEIILCTAAKREHWLLRGDTLGWKNFVNNVELKVIPGDHGFIIRKSKVLPKFIREKIDQVINAN encoded by the coding sequence ATGAATAATATTGTTGATATGTTCCTCGAACAGGCCGAGGCAACGCCAGATGCTTCAGCTTTACTGCAAGGTAGGCGAACTCTGAGCTATCTTGAGCTTGATAATGCTTCTGAGAATATTGCCAAAGCAATAGAAAAAAGGGGTCTTACCGGCGAAGTTGTTGGGATTTATTCATCCAGAAGTATTGAATTTATCGCATCAGCCCTTGGCATTATGAAGGCTGGATGCGTTTATGTGTCTCTTGATTCTGAACTCCCGCTGGCACGGCTGCAAAAAATAATCAGCGATGCAGATATTAAGCTTCTTCTTTCTCAGCCTGATATTCCTGCACTTCAGATTTCCGAAGGTGCTGAAATTGTTTATGTTGAAATAGATGATATAAAAACATCCTCTCCTTTAAGAAATGAGCGAAAAGTATCGGACGACAGACTTGCCTATGTGATATTCACCAGCGGCTCGACAGGCGAGCCGAAAGGCACTAAGATTACTCATAAATGCCTTGCAAATTTTGTTAACTGGATGGTAGTATGTTATAATTTCAAGTCGGGAACTAAAACCAGCTGGATTTCCAGGCCAGCTTTTGATGCCTCTCTGTTTGAAATATGGCCGTTTATCGCTTCCGGCGGTTTGATATCAATACCTCCTGATGAGCTTCTTTATGAGCCGCCCAAATTATTAGAATGGATAAAAGAAAATAATTTGGACACCTGTTTTATGCCAACGCCTTTAGCTGAGAGCTGCTTAGACTTGAAATGGCCTGAAGAATGCCGTTTGAAGTATCTTTTCAGCGGCGGGGACGCCCTTCGCAAGGCACCTAAGCCCGATGCTCCATTCAAAATGTTTGATCACTACGGTCCAAGCGAATGTACTGTAGTTTCAACGTATGCAGAGATCACTCCTGAGCAAAGCAAGAATAAATTTCCAAATATTGGCTTTCCTATTTCGGGAGCTAAGGTTTATATCCTTAATGAGAGCCTTAATCCTGTGGAAGATGGTCAGGTGGGTGAGATCTTTATCGCAGGAGCAGGTGTTGGGGATGGTTATCTGAAAGACCCTGAGCTTACCAAGGCTAAATTTCTCCCTGATAAGTTTTCGAAAACCCGAGATGCGAAAATGTATAAAACGGGCGATCTCGGGGCAAGGCTCAAAGACGGCAGCATTGAATTTCACGGCAGAACAGACCGGATGGTTAAGATTAGAGGTTTTAGAATTGAGCTTGGTGAAATTGAGTCTTTAATATTAAAACAGTCATATATATCGCAAGCAGCGGTTGTTCTTAAGCAGGGGCAGGCGGCAAAGAGGATTGTTGCCTTTGCTGAAACTCTGGATAACACATCAGATTGTTTGGAAAAGCTCAAGAAGGTTATCTCAGAAAACTTACCTTCTTATATGATGCCATCAAAAATTATATTTTTGGATAGTCTGCCTAAAACATTAAACGGCAAAATAGACCGCTCTGCCTTAGCTTCAGGAGAATATTTCAATCAGTCTGATAATAATGAAAATGCAGATCCAAAAGAACTTTCTGATAAAGAGAAAGCGATTTTTGAAATTTGGGAAGAAGTATTGGGCGATGATAACTTTTCCGCAGACACAAATTTTTTTGATGCCGGCGGGCATTCGCTCAAAGCTTTCAGGGCGGTTTCGAGGATTAATGAAAGATTCGGCTCCAAAATAACCGTTAGGCATATGTTTGATTACCCTACGATTCGCTCTCTCGCAGAGATAGTTAAAGGATCTGAGCAGTTTTCTGGCTCGCGTATTGAACATAAAGGGCTTAATAAGGCCCCCGCAACCCCATGGCAAGTCCATATGTGGCTCTTAGACTCTTTCAGTTCGGAGATTAATGTTTGCAATATTATCTGCAGCTTTGAGATTTCTGGCAAGTTAGATGTTGAGCTTCTTGAGTTGTCTGTTAAAAAGCTTGTTGAATTTCAGCACTGTTTGAGGCTTAAGTTTCTTATTTCAGACTCTTATCTCATAAAAGAAAAAGAGGATTACTCAGTTGATTATGTCTTTCATGATCTTTCGGATATCTCAGCCGAAGAGGCCGAGGATTTATCGGAAGAGATTATTTGCGGGTTTAGAGATTGCAAGTTTGATTTAAAGGAAGGGAATGTTTGCAGATTTGCTCTCCTTAAATATGACTCTCAAACCTACACTTTGCTCGCAAGTTTCCACCATGCTGTCTTTGATGGTTTCTCCCTTGCAGTTTTCGTTAAACAGTTAAAGGGAATTTATGAAACTCTCTTAGTAGGCGGCGATGCAGAAAATTTAAGACCTGAGATTTCATATTTTGACTACTCTCTGTGGCTTGAGAAATGGCTGGGGTCTCAGGACGCACAGGAGCAGAAAAAATTCTGGCTAGACAAATTAGATGGAATAAAAGGTCTCTTGATGCTTGATTGCACCCTTCCCAGGCCAGAAGCATATACATTTGAAGGCAGAAGGCATTATTTTAATTTTGGAAAAGAAAGAAGCAGAAAGATTGAGGATTTCTGCTCAAAAAATTCGATTACTGAATATATGCTTCTTTTAACTGCATACTCGCTTCTGCTTAGAGGACATACTGATACAAATGAAATAATTGTAGGCTCGCCAATAGCCAACCGTCCCGACTTGCAAACAGAGCAGCTGGTTGGGCTCTTCATAAATGGTATAGTTCAAAGATTAAATATTTTGCCTGAAAACAGTATTATTTCATTGCTTGATACTGTAAAAAAAGATACCTTGCAGGCCTTTGCAAACCAGAATTATCCTTTAGAAAATCACGTGCATGATTTGAATTTAGTGAAGTATCCTTCTGCTCATCCTCTTTTTCAGCATCTTTTCAGTTTCCAAAATGCCCACATCCCTGAAGCAGAATTGGGAAGCAGTAAAATGCGCGTTGACGATATTGGCAATAACACAGCAAAGGTTGACTTAGCCTTGGTTCTGGAATTACGTAATGGAAATATTGAGGGATGGTTTGAATATAACACAAATATTTTTACAAGTTCAGTAGTCGATGAACTCTCGGACGAACTTTTCGAAATTTCAGATAAAATAATCTCTTCACCAGACTCTAAAATTTCTGATTTGATCTCTTTAGAGCCCTTCAATGAAAGTAAGATGTCAGAATTAGAAAATGGACCTATTGATCTGCCAGAAAGTTTTGTTAGATTTTCAGGGTTAAGCCCGGATAAGCCGGCAGTCTGTGCTGATTCAAATTTTCTCACTTACTCAGAGCTCGATAAAATAACAGATTTGCTCGCTAGTAAGCTGATAAATGCCGGTGTTAAGGCAGACAGCAGGGTTGCGGTTTTTTATGACAGCAGCCTCGAATTTATTGCCGCTGCGCTGGCGGTGCTCAAAGCAGGAGGGGGATATGTTCCTGTAGATCCCGATTATCCTGATGAGAGAATTGATTATATTATTCAGAATGCTCAGGTTTCTTGCGCTTTTGCTCCAGCAGGCACAGTGAATAAAGCCTTTCTTGAAGGTATCACCTGTTTTCCTGTTGATTTAGATCAGCTGAAAAATACTGAAAGGAAGGAGCGGATTTGTGTTGATGTTTCGGAGGACAGCCTTGCTTATGTTATATATACTTCAGGCTCCACCGGAAATCCGAAGGGAGTTGAGGTTGAGAGGAGGAATCTCAAAAATCTTATTGAGTGGCAGTTGAATTATTATCAGATCAATGCTCGCGACAGGGCAAGCAATCTGGCAAGAAGCAGCTTCGACACCTCTGTATCTGAGATATGGCCTTATCTGATGGCTGGAGCGAGCGTTTATATACCTCAAGAGAGAATCGTACTTAACCCTAAGAAAATGATTGAATGGCTTTGCGCTAGTCGGATAACAATATGCGATATGACTACCCAGCTCGCTGAACTTGCCGTTTTCGAAAATTGGCCTTCAGAATGCAGTCTTAGGGTACTTAAAACGGGTGGTGAGAGACTAAAGAAACGCCCGCCTGCGGGACTCAGTTTTGATTTGTATAACGAATACGGTCCTACAGAATGTACCGTAATAGCAACATCCGGGAAGGTTTCTCCGGCTTGTGCTGGCGGGGAATTCCCTGATATAGGTGTTGCAATTTCAGGAAATAAAGCGCACATTTTAGGGGCAGATCTCAAGCCTGTTGCCAAAGGGAGCGAGGGTGAGCTTTGCATCAGCGGCAAGGGGGTAGCACGCGGGTATATTGGGCTTGATGAAGAGATGGAAGAAAGATTTATTCAAAGCCCGTTTGACCCGGCAGCGAGAATGTATCGCACGGGCGATTTGGTAAGAAGAAAAGAAGACGGAAATCTTGAATACATAGGCCGAAAAGACTCTCAGATTCAGATACGCGGTTTCCGTGTTGAGCCCGGCGAGATTGAAAAAGCGGTTACAGAATATGGAGGTGTAAAGGAGGCGGCGGTAATATCATCAGATGAACAGGATTCGGAAATAAAACTGCTTTGCTTTGTGGCTGCTGATGATATAAATAATTTTTCTGAAGAAAAACTGCTGTCTTATCTTAAAGAGAAGCTCCCGGATTATATGCAGCCCGCTCAAATTTTCACTGTTGAAAAAATTCCGTTAAACCACAACGGCAAGACAGACCGTGATGCACTTCTTGAAATAGCTAAAGAGGATGTGCCCCAGCCAAACCGGACGGATTCAAAAGTTGTTATGCCTCGCAATCCTATGGAAGAGGTTCTGTGGGATATCTGGGAGCAGCTGCTGGGGAGGAGCGATTTTGGCGTTTATGAGAATTTCTTCGACTTGGGCGGACATTCATTGATGCTTATAAAAATGGATTCTTTGCTGTCTGAGCGGGGGCTCTATGTCGGAATAGAAAAGATACTTCAGTATCCTGAGATTTCCAGGCTTTCCGGATGTCTGGACTTCAGGGTTGCGGGAGAAGCATGCTGCAGCGGGGAGAAATGTCTTATTGAACTTAATAAGGGCAGCAGGGGGCGTCTGCCTGTTTATTTTATCCATTCTCTAAGCGGAGATGTGCTCGGCTATGCAAATTTGGTTCATCATCTCGGCAAAGACCAGCCTTGTTATGGCTTTCAGTCTGCCGGCCTTTCTGATTTGGATAAAGCCCATAAAACACTGCCTGAAATGGCGGAGCATTATGTAAAGCTTATGCTTGATTTTCAACCCGAAGGGCCTTTTCTGCTCGCAGGCTGGTGTTTTGGCGGTTTTATTGCCTACGAGATGGCTCAGATGCTCAAAGGTATGGGAAGGCAGGTGGGCATGCTTTTGATGGTAGATGCCCCGTCAATGCCTCCAGCTGATATTAATCTGTCATACTATTTTGATATAGCTTGTAATCTGGCATCGCTCGGGCCGTCTGGTATGTTTAAATTCATAATTTCATATCTGAAGAAACATAAACAGTTTGAAAGTGTTGAGGAGATTATAGGAGAGCGTTTCAGCATGCAGGATAATGAAATTAAGAATAAATATGTTTCAAACAGAGAAGGTGTTTACAAAATAAATCTCAATGCAGCCAGAAGCCATAAAATCCATAAATACAATGGCGAAATCATACTTTGCACTGCCGCTAAAAGAGAGCATTGGCTTCTCAGGGGCGATACTCTCGGATGGAAAAATTTTGTCAACAATGTGGAGCTTAAAGTTATCCCAGGTGATCACGGTTTTATTATCAGGAAATCGAAAGTCCTGCCGAAGTTCATAAGAGAAAAAATTGATCAGGTGATCAATGCAAACTGA
- a CDS encoding helix-turn-helix domain-containing protein, whose product MVLGKIIRKRRKELQLTLDDVSEKIGYSKPYISTVETGKVRNPPGQDFLTKLEDLLGFDRGELLYLAEMKKMPILLRDQIEGSFVENERLRRILSEMLQEDNTGQVRRFLEKHHLDIKDFRKNSISGVIPVINKVSAGYPADFGDLSYPAGFADEYINCPGLNDPNAFAVRVVGDSMKPDYCEGDIVVFSPSRAVNNGDDCFVRFKDPFEATFKRVYYENDGSIRLQPRNTDFPPSKASTYRLNGVYKAVLKYQYL is encoded by the coding sequence ATGGTACTTGGCAAGATAATAAGGAAGAGAAGGAAAGAGCTCCAGCTTACTCTTGATGATGTAAGCGAGAAAATCGGCTATTCTAAGCCGTACATCTCCACCGTTGAAACCGGAAAAGTTCGCAATCCCCCCGGGCAGGATTTTCTTACAAAGCTGGAAGATCTGCTTGGTTTTGACAGGGGCGAGCTGCTTTATCTTGCCGAAATGAAGAAGATGCCCATCCTGCTCAGGGATCAGATTGAAGGCTCATTTGTGGAAAACGAAAGACTCAGGCGGATTCTCTCAGAAATGCTTCAGGAGGATAATACCGGACAGGTTCGCCGGTTTCTCGAGAAACATCACTTAGACATAAAGGATTTTCGCAAAAACAGCATTTCCGGTGTGATTCCCGTTATCAATAAGGTAAGCGCAGGATATCCGGCTGATTTTGGAGACCTGTCTTACCCTGCCGGCTTTGCTGACGAATACATTAACTGCCCGGGACTTAACGATCCGAATGCATTTGCTGTGAGGGTTGTAGGGGATTCTATGAAACCAGATTACTGCGAGGGGGATATCGTTGTGTTTTCGCCTTCAAGGGCGGTGAACAACGGAGATGACTGCTTCGTAAGATTCAAAGACCCGTTTGAGGCTACCTTTAAGAGGGTTTATTATGAAAATGATGGAAGTATCAGGCTGCAGCCGAGGAATACCGATTTCCCGCCGTCTAAAGCCTCTACTTACCGGCTGAACGGGGTCTATAAAGCTGTACTGAAATACCAATATTTATAA
- a CDS encoding VanZ family protein, with translation MLLKIQYQAVVLSVILTIVVFFLTHIPAGWLPDAANYNDKMIHFAAYFLLAFLYNLSFSAASWKSVLISFAIIIVLAGVGFLDEYTQQFFGREYCMADYYADLKGIVSGTFAAKALKVLYYLTIGKIRLILSN, from the coding sequence ATGCTTTTAAAGATTCAATACCAAGCAGTTGTTCTTTCTGTAATATTAACAATTGTTGTTTTTTTTCTTACTCATATACCAGCCGGCTGGTTGCCCGATGCGGCTAATTATAATGATAAAATGATTCATTTTGCAGCGTATTTCTTGTTAGCATTCCTTTACAACCTCAGTTTCAGCGCTGCGAGCTGGAAAAGTGTTCTTATAAGTTTTGCGATTATCATCGTTCTTGCAGGCGTTGGTTTCCTTGATGAATACACCCAGCAGTTTTTCGGCAGAGAATATTGTATGGCAGACTATTATGCAGACTTAAAGGGTATTGTTTCAGGCACGTTTGCAGCAAAGGCTCTCAAGGTGCTTTATTATTTGACAATCGGCAAAATACGCCTTATTTTGTCTAATTAA